One uncultured Hyphomonas sp. genomic region harbors:
- the cyoE gene encoding heme o synthase, whose product MTDAPATPEKRYGTAGDYVQLLKPRIMMLVVFTAVAGLIAATGVTGQTMHPLMAAIAVLAVALGSGAAGAINMWYDSDIDQVMTRTSTRPIPSGAVPREEAIALGMIMSGVSVLLMWLASNWLAAGLLAFSIFYYGVIYTMWLKRSTPQNIVIGGGAGAFPPVIGWAAVTGNTPLDAWILFAITFFWTPPHFWALSLLAHSEYEKAGVPMLPVTHGAKATRLQMLLYTIVLAAISMAPLATGLGGWIYGVVTGALNLAFLYYAFRVWRSHAGDNGAPGADQKLARSMFLFSILYLFLVFAALIVEHGAGLHFPVGGF is encoded by the coding sequence ATGACCGACGCACCCGCTACTCCCGAGAAACGCTACGGCACTGCCGGCGATTATGTGCAGCTGCTGAAGCCGCGCATCATGATGCTGGTCGTGTTTACGGCCGTGGCTGGCCTGATCGCGGCAACCGGCGTGACCGGCCAGACCATGCATCCCTTGATGGCCGCCATTGCGGTCCTCGCCGTGGCGCTTGGCTCCGGCGCGGCTGGCGCAATCAATATGTGGTACGATTCCGACATCGATCAGGTGATGACCCGGACGTCGACCCGGCCCATCCCGTCCGGCGCCGTCCCGCGGGAAGAAGCGATCGCGTTGGGTATGATCATGAGCGGTGTTTCCGTGCTGCTCATGTGGCTCGCTTCCAACTGGCTTGCGGCCGGGCTGCTCGCATTTTCCATCTTCTACTACGGCGTCATCTATACGATGTGGCTGAAGCGCTCGACCCCGCAGAACATCGTGATCGGTGGCGGGGCGGGTGCATTCCCTCCAGTGATCGGCTGGGCCGCGGTGACAGGCAATACGCCGCTGGACGCGTGGATCCTGTTTGCCATCACCTTCTTCTGGACGCCGCCGCATTTCTGGGCGCTCAGCCTGCTGGCGCATTCGGAGTATGAAAAAGCTGGCGTGCCGATGCTGCCTGTCACGCATGGTGCGAAAGCAACTCGCCTGCAGATGCTGCTGTACACAATTGTCCTGGCCGCGATCTCCATGGCGCCTCTGGCAACAGGGCTTGGCGGGTGGATTTACGGTGTTGTGACCGGCGCGCTCAACCTGGCCTTCCTGTATTACGCCTTCCGGGTCTGGCGTTCGCATGCCGGTGATAATGGCGCGCCGGGGGCTGACCAGAAGCTTGCGCGAAGCATGTTCCTGTTCTCGATCCTGTACCTGTTCCTGGTCTTTGCCGCTCTCATTGTGGAGCACGGTGCCGGGCTGCACTTTCCTGTGGGAGGCTTCTGA
- the ctaD gene encoding cytochrome c oxidase subunit I translates to MPMDEVALDHAHDDHDHKPGFFTRWLFSTNHKDIGTLYLIFAMIAGIVGYTLSGLIRWELAEPGIGVLTRFVAGEGDVAIQNAKHFYNMVITYHGLIMIFFMVMPALIGGFGNWFVPLMIGAPDMAFPRMNNISFWLTVTAFILACISMTIPGGSAGNGFAGGWVLYPPLSSTTGHPGPAMDVLILSLHTAGIASILGAINFIVTILNMRAPGMTLHKMPLFAWGVLVTAVLLLLSLPVLAAALTMLLTDRNFGSQFFNPAGGGDPIMFQHLFWFFGHPEVYIMILPAFGIISHIVSTFSKKPIFGYLGMAYAMVSIGVIGFVVWAHHMYTVGMDVDLKAYFVAATMVIAVPTGIKIFSWIATMWGGSIEFKVPMLWAIGFIFLFTVGGVTGVVLANAGIDHSLHDTYYVVAHFHYVLSLGAVFGLFAGWYYWFEKMFGIKYNGFLGGLHFWLMFIGSNVLFFPQHFLGLQGMPRRYIDYADGFATWHHVSSIGYAITMVATLVFFIGLAEALIRRRKGVANPWGEGATTLEWTLPSPPPFHQYNELPHVTAKGGH, encoded by the coding sequence ATGCCCATGGATGAAGTCGCCCTCGACCACGCCCACGATGATCACGACCACAAGCCTGGTTTCTTCACGCGTTGGCTGTTTTCCACCAACCACAAGGACATCGGTACGCTGTACCTGATCTTCGCGATGATCGCGGGGATCGTAGGGTACACGCTTTCCGGCCTGATCCGCTGGGAGCTCGCTGAGCCGGGTATCGGCGTGCTGACGCGCTTCGTTGCCGGTGAAGGCGATGTGGCCATCCAGAACGCCAAACACTTCTACAACATGGTCATCACCTATCACGGCCTGATCATGATCTTCTTCATGGTCATGCCAGCCCTGATCGGCGGCTTCGGCAACTGGTTCGTGCCGCTGATGATCGGTGCGCCGGACATGGCCTTCCCGCGCATGAACAACATCTCGTTCTGGCTGACCGTTACTGCTTTCATCCTGGCCTGCATCTCGATGACGATCCCGGGCGGTTCGGCTGGTAACGGCTTTGCGGGCGGTTGGGTGCTCTATCCGCCTCTGTCCTCGACGACCGGCCACCCTGGCCCTGCCATGGATGTGCTGATCCTGTCGCTTCACACGGCCGGTATCGCGTCGATCCTCGGTGCCATCAACTTCATCGTGACCATCCTGAACATGCGCGCGCCGGGGATGACCCTGCACAAGATGCCGCTGTTCGCCTGGGGCGTTCTGGTGACGGCTGTCCTTCTGCTGCTGTCGCTGCCGGTGCTTGCCGCTGCGCTGACCATGCTGCTGACAGACCGGAACTTCGGGTCGCAGTTCTTCAACCCTGCGGGCGGTGGTGACCCGATCATGTTCCAGCACCTGTTCTGGTTCTTCGGTCACCCGGAAGTCTACATCATGATCCTGCCGGCCTTCGGCATCATCAGCCACATCGTTTCGACCTTCTCCAAGAAACCGATCTTCGGTTATCTCGGCATGGCCTACGCCATGGTGTCGATCGGGGTCATCGGCTTCGTCGTGTGGGCTCACCACATGTACACGGTCGGGATGGATGTGGACCTGAAGGCTTACTTCGTGGCTGCAACCATGGTCATCGCGGTGCCGACCGGCATCAAGATCTTCTCGTGGATCGCCACGATGTGGGGCGGCTCCATCGAGTTCAAGGTACCCATGCTCTGGGCCATCGGCTTCATCTTCCTGTTCACCGTTGGCGGTGTGACGGGTGTGGTGCTGGCCAATGCCGGTATCGACCACTCGCTGCACGACACCTACTATGTGGTTGCGCACTTCCACTACGTGCTGTCGCTGGGCGCCGTGTTCGGTCTGTTCGCCGGCTGGTACTACTGGTTCGAGAAGATGTTCGGCATCAAGTACAATGGCTTCCTCGGCGGCCTGCACTTCTGGCTGATGTTCATCGGTTCGAACGTCCTGTTCTTCCCGCAGCACTTCCTGGGTCTGCAGGGCATGCCGCGCCGCTACATCGATTATGCCGACGGTTTCGCGACCTGGCACCACGTGTCGTCGATCGGCTACGCCATCACCATGGTTGCGACGCTGGTCTTCTTCATCGGCCTTGCCGAGGCGCTGATCCGTCGCCGCAAAGGTGTGGCAAATCCGTGGGGCGAAGGCGCCACCACGCTGGAATGGACGCTGCCGTCGCCGCCACCGTTCCACCAGTACAATGAACTGCCGCACGTGACGGCGAAGGGCGGCCACTAG